The Parashewanella spongiae genome has a window encoding:
- the feoB gene encoding Fe(2+) transporter permease subunit FeoB produces the protein MKTLFHCVTVGNPNAGKSTLFNALTGSNQQVGNWAGVTVEKKTGEFTLDQATIKLTDLPGIYDLSSEKEGCDCSLDELIAQEFLSSQKVDAIINLVDASNIERHLYLTTQLRELGIPVIVVLNKFDVAIKRGIKADLKRLSTELGCPVIDVCSRNQSDIEKVKTELQKLLSAENNQQNLTIEYDQEIESSIASMMQENTEINRAQALVLLTKKQSCKDKAFHAETEDFETSVATVRYNFVDKLYHIAVDNAGKQTFTDKLDKIALHPVMGIPVFLFMMYMMFMLSINVGSAFIDFFDITAGALFVDQFGALLSNVGAPAWLITILAGGVGQGIQTVATFIPVIAALFLVLSVLEASGYMARAAFVVDGLMRRIGLPGKAFVPMIVGFGCSVPAIMATRTLGSERERIVTGMMAPFMSCGARLSVYALFAAAFFPHSGQNLVFLLYLLGIAAAVGTGLLLRSTLLPGNSSSAVMELPDYEMPKFKTVMTRTTKRTKSFLFGAGKTIVIVVTFLNFLNAIGTDGSFGNEDSSNSVLSVASQKVTPLFSPLGIEPDNWPATVGIITGIFAKEAVVGTLNNLYSTADNNEEEVSFVESFNEALATIPENLFGIKIEDPLSLSVGEIKDLNAAAEEQGVDESTFSALQKGFVTQSAAFSYLLFVLLYTPCVAAMGALVNEFGAKWARFAALWTFGLAYGSGTVVYQALTFNSHPVQSLCWISGFLITLFVFYRWLKKKGKQAQQIIPGIRIVAE, from the coding sequence ATGAAGACGCTATTTCATTGCGTTACGGTTGGTAACCCAAATGCGGGTAAATCAACGTTATTTAACGCCCTAACGGGTTCTAACCAGCAAGTAGGGAACTGGGCTGGTGTAACCGTTGAGAAAAAAACCGGTGAATTTACTCTTGATCAAGCGACAATTAAGCTGACGGATCTGCCGGGAATTTATGATTTATCTTCAGAAAAAGAGGGATGCGATTGCTCGTTAGATGAACTGATTGCTCAAGAATTTTTATCGAGCCAAAAAGTCGATGCCATCATTAACCTTGTCGATGCTTCTAATATTGAACGTCACCTTTACTTAACGACACAACTTCGTGAGTTAGGCATTCCTGTTATTGTTGTTCTCAATAAATTTGATGTTGCGATAAAGCGCGGCATCAAAGCTGACCTAAAAAGACTAAGTACAGAGCTTGGCTGTCCTGTTATTGATGTTTGCTCGCGCAATCAGTCTGATATTGAAAAAGTAAAAACAGAATTACAAAAGCTTTTATCTGCTGAAAATAATCAGCAAAACCTTACGATTGAATATGATCAGGAAATTGAATCTAGTATCGCAAGCATGATGCAAGAGAATACTGAAATCAATCGTGCTCAGGCCTTGGTGTTACTAACCAAAAAGCAAAGCTGCAAAGATAAGGCCTTTCATGCAGAAACAGAAGATTTTGAGACTTCAGTTGCGACGGTTAGGTATAACTTTGTTGATAAGCTATATCACATCGCTGTTGATAATGCAGGCAAACAAACATTCACTGATAAACTGGACAAAATTGCTTTGCATCCAGTGATGGGTATCCCAGTATTCCTGTTTATGATGTATATGATGTTCATGCTGAGTATAAATGTGGGCAGCGCATTTATAGACTTTTTTGATATTACTGCTGGGGCTTTATTTGTCGATCAGTTTGGCGCATTACTATCAAATGTTGGCGCACCAGCTTGGTTAATCACCATATTAGCGGGTGGCGTTGGCCAAGGTATACAAACAGTTGCGACATTCATTCCTGTAATTGCGGCATTGTTCCTTGTCTTGTCAGTGCTTGAAGCGTCTGGGTATATGGCACGTGCTGCATTTGTTGTGGATGGGCTAATGCGCCGCATAGGTTTACCGGGCAAAGCATTTGTACCCATGATCGTTGGTTTCGGTTGTTCAGTGCCTGCAATTATGGCGACTAGAACACTGGGGAGTGAGCGAGAACGTATCGTGACTGGCATGATGGCACCTTTCATGTCGTGTGGTGCACGATTATCAGTGTACGCATTATTTGCCGCTGCCTTTTTTCCCCATTCAGGTCAAAATTTAGTGTTCTTACTTTACCTTTTAGGTATTGCTGCGGCTGTTGGTACAGGCTTGTTACTGAGAAGTACATTGCTGCCAGGTAACAGTTCATCGGCCGTAATGGAGCTACCTGATTATGAAATGCCAAAATTTAAAACGGTAATGACTCGAACGACAAAGCGCACTAAGAGCTTTTTATTTGGTGCAGGAAAAACCATTGTGATTGTGGTCACCTTCCTAAACTTTTTAAATGCAATAGGTACGGACGGAAGTTTTGGTAATGAAGATTCAAGTAACTCAGTCTTGAGTGTTGCCAGTCAAAAAGTAACGCCATTATTTTCCCCGCTGGGAATTGAGCCTGATAACTGGCCTGCAACGGTAGGGATTATTACTGGCATCTTTGCTAAAGAAGCTGTCGTAGGAACCTTAAATAATTTGTATAGCACTGCAGATAACAATGAGGAAGAAGTTTCTTTTGTTGAAAGCTTTAATGAAGCATTAGCGACGATTCCTGAGAACTTATTTGGCATTAAAATCGAAGATCCATTGTCGCTTTCAGTAGGCGAAATCAAAGATTTAAATGCTGCAGCGGAAGAACAGGGGGTTGATGAATCAACCTTTAGTGCGTTGCAAAAAGGTTTTGTGACTCAATCAGCTGCGTTTTCCTATCTATTGTTTGTTTTACTCTATACGCCGTGTGTTGCTGCTATGGGCGCATTAGTGAATGAGTTTGGTGCTAAATGGGCGCGTTTTGCGGCACTTTGGACATTCGGGTTAGCTTACGGTAGCGGGACAGTTGTTTATCAAGCTTTGACCTTTAATAGCCATCCAGTTCAATCACTTTGTTGGATAAGTGGCTTTTTAATCACGCTTTTTGTGTTTTATCGTTGGTTAAAAAAGAAAGGAAAACAAGCACAGCAGATTATTCCGGGAATACGAATCGTAGCCGAGTAA
- the tyrA gene encoding bifunctional chorismate mutase/prephenate dehydrogenase yields MTEKTTAALEKLRNEIDTVDQGLLNLLRQRLNLVARVGEVKHNAGLPIYAPQREASMLDKRRDEAEKLGVSPQLIEDILRRLMRESYQNEKNVGFKQVNTDINHVVIVGGRGQLGDLFRQMLSLSGYQVHILDADDWHLADMLFDGVGLVIVTVPISITCNLIRQKLGQLPEDCILADLTSIKLSPMEAMFETHSGPIVGFHPMFGPDVTSLAKQVVVVCHGREQEKYQWLLEQIEIWGAKLVEAEANKHDEAMQVVQALRHFSTFIYGVALFESKADINQLLQFSSPIYRLELAMVGRLFAQNAQLYADIIFAQTENVEQIEGYFENFREGLEMLKSGDRKLFIEKFDLVADWLGDFSAQFQQESRVMLQTAADMKVN; encoded by the coding sequence ATGACAGAAAAGACAACTGCCGCCCTAGAAAAATTGCGAAATGAAATTGATACAGTAGATCAAGGTTTATTAAATTTACTTCGGCAGCGGTTAAATCTAGTCGCAAGAGTCGGTGAGGTAAAGCATAATGCAGGTTTACCTATATACGCGCCTCAACGTGAAGCTTCCATGTTGGATAAACGTCGTGATGAAGCTGAAAAACTAGGTGTTTCACCTCAATTAATTGAAGATATTCTCCGCCGATTAATGCGCGAATCTTATCAAAATGAAAAGAACGTTGGCTTCAAGCAGGTTAATACCGATATCAACCATGTAGTCATAGTTGGTGGTAGAGGGCAGCTTGGTGATTTATTTAGGCAAATGTTGTCTTTATCAGGTTATCAGGTACATATTTTAGATGCGGATGATTGGCATCTTGCAGATATGCTATTCGATGGCGTTGGTCTTGTTATTGTTACCGTTCCTATTTCAATTACTTGCAATCTGATAAGACAAAAACTAGGACAACTTCCAGAAGATTGTATTTTAGCAGATCTTACTTCAATAAAATTATCCCCGATGGAAGCGATGTTTGAGACTCATTCAGGTCCCATTGTGGGTTTTCATCCTATGTTTGGCCCTGATGTAACCAGTTTAGCTAAGCAAGTCGTTGTGGTTTGCCATGGCCGAGAGCAAGAAAAATATCAGTGGCTGCTCGAACAAATTGAAATTTGGGGGGCAAAGCTTGTAGAAGCAGAAGCAAATAAACACGATGAAGCCATGCAAGTAGTACAAGCATTACGTCACTTTTCAACATTCATATATGGTGTCGCCTTATTTGAAAGCAAAGCGGATATAAATCAGTTGCTGCAATTCAGCTCGCCAATTTACCGACTCGAACTTGCCATGGTTGGTCGATTATTTGCGCAGAATGCTCAGTTATATGCCGATATTATTTTTGCGCAAACTGAAAATGTAGAACAAATAGAAGGATATTTTGAAAATTTCCGAGAAGGCCTTGAAATGCTAAAAAGTGGCGATCGTAAATTGTTCATTGAAAAATTTGATCTAGTTGCTGACTGGTTAGGTGATTTCTCTGCACAATTTCAACAAGAAAGTAGGGTCATGTTACAGACCGCTGCAGATATGAAGGTAAACTAA
- a CDS encoding TonB-dependent receptor plug domain-containing protein: MKTNTTLTNAIRLALIAGTASATLPVTNAIAADGVDKVERIAVTGSRIKRTDMESASPISSIDSSTILASGATSIDDILQNMTAAGGAMTNSGINNGSGGNSRINLRGLGSNRTLVLVNGRRMIASGTGAASTVDLNTIPVSMIQRVDILKDGASAIYGTDAIAGVVNVILKRDFDGLELNAQTGISGQGDADETSLDLTLGNTFDKGNIVLNAQYTKRGDASQADRDFSDCPISESKDGLYCGGSSYSQGGHVWGNKNHEITKSGKDKDGKPIYAVGDSGFYGKYVADKDGNPVFEYHDDAKKQADVSGRGGEYHDFVNTGENNDKYNYAKDSYLSTPMERLNLTFAGTYEVSDTTMFFAEAMYTKRWSTQQMAPQPIWSKSDWVYDPISAGGWMTDDLVDFVQPGEAVSYGRRMVESGTRDFSQTVDTVRLVVGLEGEFDNDWTWDASYNKGKNDSVDTLANLHNIGAIDEAVKNKTFDPFLQSSWQGESIAPFIYTELNSGGSELDIASANLAGELFELPAGVVGFASGVEYRKESAHYTPDSLTAQGLANDPRVEPTAGSFSVKEAYVELAIPLLSDMPLAEHVEISTAMRFFDYNTFGSDNTWKLGLTWRVNESLMFRGVSSTAFRAPTVSELFGGESPSFDQVVHPATEQSQAQVTVGGNPLLTPEEADTITAGVVFEPSFVDGLSFTLDYYKVDITNTITKVDSNYIANKCLSASGTQINTDTALCQSADIKLDSTGRITFNNGLQNIGASSTSGFDFNAAYNFEALGLDWNANLDTSILTEFEELDPDGNAVDYRGFVTGGVGAYAKLKTNLNLKVSGDDWSATYAARYIDGMDSFACKDDPSKCIAPTVDSVIYHDLLGSLAITNDLTISGGIKNMFDKTPPYYSGNNDSNTDPFTYDVIGRYFFVRANVKF; this comes from the coding sequence ATGAAAACCAATACAACATTAACAAATGCTATTCGCCTTGCTTTAATAGCAGGAACGGCATCAGCAACTTTACCTGTCACAAATGCTATTGCTGCCGATGGAGTTGATAAAGTTGAACGAATTGCTGTAACTGGCTCTCGTATCAAACGTACTGATATGGAATCAGCAAGCCCAATCAGCAGTATTGATAGCTCTACTATACTTGCATCTGGTGCTACATCAATTGATGATATTCTACAAAATATGACCGCTGCAGGCGGTGCCATGACAAACTCTGGCATCAATAATGGTTCTGGCGGTAACAGTCGAATCAACCTACGTGGGTTAGGTTCTAATCGTACTCTAGTACTTGTAAATGGCCGTCGTATGATTGCATCAGGTACTGGTGCTGCATCAACTGTCGATTTGAACACCATTCCAGTTTCAATGATTCAGCGAGTAGACATCCTAAAAGATGGCGCTTCGGCAATCTATGGTACTGACGCTATTGCTGGCGTAGTTAACGTGATTTTAAAGCGTGATTTTGATGGCTTAGAGCTGAACGCTCAAACAGGTATCTCTGGTCAAGGCGATGCTGACGAGACGAGCTTAGATTTAACATTAGGTAATACCTTTGATAAAGGTAATATCGTACTTAATGCCCAGTACACCAAGCGTGGTGATGCGAGCCAAGCTGATCGTGACTTCTCCGACTGTCCTATATCAGAATCAAAAGACGGTTTATATTGTGGCGGTAGCTCTTACTCACAAGGCGGCCATGTTTGGGGAAATAAAAACCACGAAATAACGAAGTCTGGTAAAGACAAAGATGGCAAACCTATTTATGCCGTTGGTGATAGTGGTTTTTACGGTAAATATGTTGCTGACAAAGATGGCAACCCAGTTTTTGAGTATCATGATGATGCTAAGAAACAAGCTGATGTTAGTGGTCGTGGTGGTGAATACCATGATTTCGTTAACACAGGCGAAAACAATGATAAATACAACTACGCTAAAGACAGCTATCTTTCTACACCAATGGAAAGATTGAACCTGACATTTGCTGGTACTTATGAAGTATCAGACACCACCATGTTCTTCGCTGAAGCGATGTATACCAAACGCTGGTCTACACAGCAAATGGCTCCACAACCAATTTGGAGTAAATCTGATTGGGTTTATGATCCTATCAGTGCTGGCGGTTGGATGACGGATGATTTAGTTGATTTTGTACAACCTGGTGAAGCGGTAAGTTATGGTCGCCGTATGGTTGAATCCGGCACTCGTGACTTTTCACAAACTGTCGACACAGTTCGTCTTGTTGTAGGTCTTGAAGGTGAGTTCGATAATGACTGGACTTGGGATGCATCATATAACAAAGGTAAAAATGACTCAGTCGATACACTAGCAAACCTACACAACATCGGCGCGATTGATGAGGCGGTAAAGAATAAGACATTTGATCCTTTCCTTCAGTCTTCATGGCAAGGCGAGAGCATTGCACCGTTCATTTACACTGAACTCAACAGTGGTGGAAGTGAGTTAGACATAGCATCCGCTAACTTAGCAGGTGAATTATTCGAACTACCTGCAGGTGTTGTTGGTTTTGCTTCTGGTGTTGAATACCGTAAAGAATCGGCACACTACACGCCAGACTCTTTAACGGCTCAAGGTTTAGCAAATGACCCACGTGTTGAACCTACTGCAGGTTCATTTAGTGTAAAAGAAGCTTATGTTGAATTAGCTATTCCTTTGTTGAGCGATATGCCTCTTGCTGAGCATGTTGAAATCAGCACTGCAATGCGTTTCTTTGACTACAACACATTTGGTTCTGATAATACTTGGAAGCTAGGTCTAACATGGCGCGTAAATGAAAGCCTAATGTTCCGTGGTGTGAGCTCTACCGCATTCCGTGCTCCAACAGTAAGTGAATTGTTCGGTGGAGAATCTCCATCGTTTGATCAAGTTGTTCACCCAGCAACAGAGCAAAGCCAAGCTCAAGTAACGGTTGGTGGCAACCCGTTATTGACGCCTGAAGAAGCGGATACAATCACGGCCGGTGTTGTGTTTGAACCAAGCTTTGTAGATGGTTTGTCTTTCACTTTGGATTACTACAAAGTAGACATTACAAATACTATTACTAAAGTTGATTCTAACTACATTGCGAATAAATGCTTAAGCGCAAGTGGTACTCAAATCAACACTGATACAGCTTTATGCCAATCAGCCGATATTAAACTAGATTCGACAGGTCGTATCACTTTCAATAACGGCTTACAAAACATTGGTGCTTCTAGCACGTCTGGTTTTGATTTCAATGCAGCTTATAATTTTGAAGCTTTAGGCCTAGATTGGAACGCTAACTTAGATACATCTATTCTTACTGAGTTTGAAGAGCTTGATCCAGATGGCAATGCCGTTGATTACCGTGGTTTTGTTACTGGTGGCGTTGGTGCGTATGCCAAGCTTAAAACTAACTTAAACTTGAAAGTGTCAGGTGATGACTGGTCAGCGACTTATGCGGCACGTTACATAGATGGAATGGATTCATTTGCTTGTAAAGATGATCCAAGTAAGTGTATCGCTCCAACTGTTGACAGCGTGATATATCATGATTTGTTAGGTTCGCTAGCCATAACCAACGATCTCACGATTTCAGGTGGCATAAAAAACATGTTTGATAAAACACCTCCTTATTACTCAGGTAATAATGACTCAAATACTGACCCTTTTACTTATGACGTAATTGGTCGCTATTTCTTTGTAAGAGCAAACGTTAAGTTTTAA
- a CDS encoding reverse transcriptase domain-containing protein yields the protein MWRAKGTAGIDEQSLEQFASNLSNELDKLLIELKTKQYRPSAVKRVEIPKDDGGVRKLGIPTVRDRIVQQCLNGILSPIFEEQFHPSSYGYRPHRSGHDAINKATMFIRQYDLKHVVDMGLSKCFDLLDQELILTSISRRVKDSSILRLIKQFLESGVIVGGNWQATVTGGPQGGVISPLIANIYLDAFDQEMKRRNHRLVRYADDILILCRSRKGADNALKQATKLLEKT from the coding sequence GTGTGGAGAGCCAAAGGCACTGCTGGAATTGATGAGCAGAGCTTAGAGCAATTCGCCTCAAATCTGAGTAACGAACTTGATAAACTTCTTATCGAACTCAAAACCAAGCAATACCGACCTTCAGCCGTCAAACGGGTAGAAATCCCGAAAGATGATGGTGGAGTGAGAAAGCTTGGGATACCAACAGTTCGAGACCGAATCGTACAACAATGCCTAAACGGTATACTAAGTCCGATATTTGAAGAGCAGTTCCATCCATCAAGCTATGGATATCGACCACACAGAAGCGGCCATGATGCCATAAACAAAGCCACGATGTTTATCCGTCAATATGACTTAAAACATGTGGTGGATATGGGTTTATCCAAATGCTTTGACTTACTCGACCAAGAGCTAATCTTAACGAGCATAAGCAGAAGGGTAAAAGATAGCAGTATCTTAAGGTTGATAAAACAGTTCCTTGAAAGCGGTGTTATCGTAGGAGGCAACTGGCAAGCAACAGTAACAGGAGGTCCACAAGGTGGCGTTATCAGTCCACTGATAGCGAATATCTACCTTGATGCCTTTGACCAAGAGATGAAACGTAGAAATCATCGATTGGTCAGATACGCAGATGATATCCTGATATTATGTCGCAGTCGCAAAGGTGCAGATAATGCACTGAAGCAAGCGACAAAGCTACTCGAAAAGACTTAA
- a CDS encoding group II intron maturase-specific domain-containing protein, translating into MQLKALTKRNGGKPLQRVIKELNPKLRGFSQYFRIANASNEFKKLAAWLRRRLRSIQLRLWKKPSRLHRRLKQLGYKPPFKGCCGRKYTDESSSLQRRLEPSAFKLFYKSHWIPAFAGMTKKI; encoded by the coding sequence GTGCAGCTTAAAGCGCTCACCAAACGCAACGGTGGTAAGCCATTACAACGGGTGATAAAAGAGTTAAACCCGAAACTAAGAGGTTTTAGCCAATATTTTCGAATAGCGAATGCGAGCAACGAGTTCAAGAAGCTAGCCGCATGGTTAAGGCGACGACTGAGAAGCATACAATTAAGACTGTGGAAAAAGCCAAGTAGGCTACATCGCAGACTTAAGCAACTTGGTTATAAGCCACCATTTAAGGGATGCTGCGGAAGAAAGTATACCGATGAATCCTCGTCACTCCAGCGCAGACTGGAGCCTAGTGCCTTTAAGCTTTTCTATAAAAGTCACTGGATACCAGCCTTTGCAGGTATGACAAAAAAAATTTAA
- a CDS encoding TonB-dependent receptor plug domain-containing protein — MQANAVLAKAVRLALIAGATSATLSTATVIAAEDSEKVERIEVTGSRIKRTELEGASPITTIDAGNIEKTGVLSVSDLLRQSNLNSFGSFSERSGSSAQSQASINLRGAGSDRTLVLLNGKRMPGSPTLGGTSVNLNTIPTAAIERVEVLSDGASAVYGSDAIAGVVNIILKKDFEGLEFSASTSAPTQDGGEEWKAHIVGGVVGERGNISFSMEHLNREIIFQRDRWYSQATGQDAVKYNDTTGISLFARNFEDEATGKLQPLAACDNPKMVGNGHIFDAGGGDYACGYDYTSVAADHAARSYTAGYVNGEYELTDEVIFQGQGLFARNETFGRFAPAAGSFDVDAGVVDVRNYDENGNFTGITKNAKKGSIYYRFTDVGTRDSETVDYSTDIQLALVGEHDDFSWDVTYHYSLAENNNFGTGYVHRPTVEKYVQDGTFNFGPEGNTADVIADISHNILKRDTMKFHSLNAGVTFEALELPAGMVGWYFGAEALKYDFNADVDAQTAAGDVIGSSGNGSAGTRDVVAAYMESIVPVTDDLEINFALRFDDYNDFGSATTPKLGLRYQLLDDVVVRASWGKGFRAPSLTDLYAADSFSSDSATDFHYCDVIDTSVSDCKAKQYNVTRKANSELEAEKSDFYNVGIIWDITDNLNAKVEYYNLDIDNVIQFISLDALLEQEAVVGYGNLEQGKIVRAGNSPDGKIIEAETPQVNGAALNTAGIDFSINYTGLETSFGEFGTSYDQSYVLKYEEEEFFNGPVVDKIGRNGLPSLRFTWTIDWSMDDHHASLIAKYIHGQYEKTTKGESSGHINSQVTMDFNYNYQTEWDGKVSFGIRNITNEDPVLDSDLNYDSGLYNIYGRTYTTTYTQKF, encoded by the coding sequence ATGCAAGCTAATGCTGTATTAGCCAAAGCAGTACGCCTAGCGTTAATTGCTGGTGCAACATCTGCAACATTGTCGACCGCTACTGTAATCGCTGCGGAAGATTCTGAAAAAGTAGAACGTATTGAAGTTACAGGTTCACGTATTAAGCGTACCGAGCTTGAAGGTGCTTCGCCAATTACAACAATCGATGCTGGTAATATCGAAAAAACAGGTGTGTTGAGCGTAAGTGACCTACTTAGACAAAGTAACCTTAATTCGTTCGGTTCTTTCTCAGAACGTTCTGGCAGTTCTGCTCAGTCGCAAGCAAGCATTAACTTACGTGGCGCTGGTTCAGACCGTACTCTTGTATTGCTTAATGGTAAGCGTATGCCTGGTTCACCAACTTTAGGTGGAACATCAGTAAACCTTAATACTATTCCTACTGCAGCTATTGAGCGTGTAGAAGTTTTGAGTGATGGTGCATCTGCTGTTTACGGCTCAGACGCTATTGCTGGTGTTGTAAACATCATCCTTAAAAAAGATTTTGAAGGACTAGAGTTTTCAGCTTCAACATCTGCGCCGACACAAGATGGCGGTGAAGAATGGAAAGCGCACATTGTCGGTGGTGTTGTTGGCGAACGCGGTAACATTAGCTTCTCTATGGAACACTTGAATCGTGAAATCATTTTTCAGCGCGATCGTTGGTATTCGCAAGCTACTGGACAGGACGCTGTAAAATATAACGATACAACTGGTATCTCTTTATTTGCACGTAACTTCGAAGATGAAGCGACAGGTAAGCTTCAGCCTCTAGCTGCTTGTGATAATCCTAAAATGGTAGGAAACGGTCACATTTTTGATGCTGGAGGAGGCGATTATGCTTGTGGATATGATTATACTTCTGTTGCCGCTGATCATGCTGCTCGTAGCTATACTGCTGGTTATGTTAACGGTGAATATGAACTCACTGACGAAGTCATTTTCCAAGGACAAGGCTTATTCGCTCGTAACGAAACCTTCGGTCGCTTTGCTCCAGCAGCAGGCTCTTTTGACGTAGATGCAGGTGTTGTTGACGTCAGGAATTATGATGAAAACGGTAATTTTACTGGCATCACTAAAAATGCTAAGAAGGGAAGTATTTACTACCGATTCACTGATGTAGGTACTCGCGACTCCGAGACTGTTGATTACAGCACTGATATTCAACTTGCTTTAGTTGGTGAACATGATGACTTTAGCTGGGATGTGACTTATCACTACAGCTTAGCCGAAAACAATAACTTCGGTACTGGTTATGTGCATCGTCCCACAGTTGAAAAATACGTTCAAGACGGTACTTTCAACTTCGGACCTGAAGGCAACACAGCTGATGTTATTGCTGACATTTCTCACAATATTCTAAAACGCGATACCATGAAGTTCCACAGCCTAAATGCAGGTGTAACGTTTGAAGCCCTTGAATTACCAGCAGGTATGGTAGGTTGGTATTTTGGTGCTGAAGCACTTAAATACGACTTTAATGCAGATGTAGATGCACAAACTGCTGCTGGTGATGTAATTGGTTCATCAGGTAACGGTTCAGCTGGTACTCGTGATGTCGTTGCCGCTTACATGGAATCTATTGTTCCTGTAACAGATGATTTAGAAATCAACTTTGCACTTCGTTTCGATGATTATAACGATTTCGGTAGTGCCACTACGCCAAAACTAGGTTTAAGATATCAATTACTTGATGATGTAGTGGTTCGTGCATCATGGGGTAAAGGTTTCCGCGCTCCGTCACTGACTGACTTATATGCTGCCGACTCATTCAGTTCTGATAGTGCAACTGATTTCCATTACTGTGACGTAATTGACACTTCTGTGTCTGATTGTAAAGCAAAACAATATAATGTTACTCGCAAAGCAAATTCTGAACTTGAAGCTGAAAAATCAGATTTCTATAACGTAGGTATTATTTGGGATATCACAGATAACCTAAATGCTAAAGTAGAGTACTACAATCTTGATATTGATAACGTAATTCAATTCATCAGCCTAGATGCACTTCTAGAGCAAGAAGCTGTTGTTGGTTATGGTAATCTTGAGCAAGGTAAAATTGTTCGTGCAGGCAATAGCCCTGACGGAAAAATAATTGAAGCAGAAACACCACAAGTTAATGGAGCTGCTTTAAACACAGCTGGCATCGACTTCAGTATCAATTACACAGGTTTAGAAACTTCATTCGGTGAGTTTGGTACAAGTTATGACCAAAGCTACGTATTGAAGTATGAAGAAGAAGAGTTCTTCAATGGTCCAGTGGTTGATAAGATTGGTCGAAATGGCTTACCAAGTCTACGTTTCACGTGGACAATTGATTGGAGCATGGATGATCACCACGCTTCGCTTATTGCTAAGTATATCCACGGCCAATACGAAAAAACCACTAAAGGTGAATCTAGCGGTCACATAAACTCACAAGTTACCATGGACTTTAACTACAACTACCAAACTGAATGGGATGGTAAAGTAAGCTTTGGTATTCGTAATATTACTAATGAAGATCCAGTATTGGATAGCGACTTAAACTACGATTCTGGCTTGTATAATATTTATGGTCGTACTTACACGACCACTTATACTCAAAAGTTCTAG
- a CDS encoding FeoA family protein, with translation MKLSELSPGDCVTVAKVGDGEMSQSLKRKLLSMGITPNAKVLLLRRAPMGSGLEIDVRGSRLCIRNELADAIEVNK, from the coding sequence ATGAAATTGAGTGAACTCAGTCCAGGTGATTGCGTAACCGTTGCTAAAGTAGGTGATGGTGAGATGTCGCAATCATTAAAACGTAAATTGTTGTCTATGGGAATTACGCCAAATGCCAAAGTTTTACTTTTGCGACGTGCGCCTATGGGATCAGGATTAGAGATTGATGTTCGCGGCAGTCGATTATGTATACGTAATGAGTTGGCAGATGCTATTGAGGTAAATAAATGA
- a CDS encoding helix-turn-helix transcriptional regulator — protein sequence MKNCLKVLRAQRDWTQADLAAELGVSRQTINAIEKGKFDPSLPLAFKAAKLFEMKIEDIFQDE from the coding sequence ATGAAAAATTGCTTAAAAGTACTTCGTGCTCAAAGAGATTGGACGCAAGCTGATTTGGCTGCCGAGCTTGGGGTATCAAGGCAAACCATCAATGCAATTGAGAAAGGTAAATTCGATCCAAGCTTACCCTTGGCTTTTAAAGCTGCAAAGTTGTTCGAAATGAAGATTGAAGACATTTTTCAAGATGAATAG